From a single Pelodiscus sinensis isolate JC-2024 chromosome 4, ASM4963464v1, whole genome shotgun sequence genomic region:
- the INS gene encoding insulin: MALWIRSLPLLALLALSGPPISHAAANQHLCGSHLVEALYLVCGERGFFYSPKARRDLEQPLVNGHLQNEVELPFQQQEFQQAKRGIVEQCCHNTCSLYQLENYCN; this comes from the exons ATGGCTCTCTGGATCCGAtcactgcctctcctggccctccTTGCTCTTTCTGGCCCACCTATCAGCCATGCTGCTGCCAACCAGCACCTTTGTGGCTCACACCTAGTGGAGGCCCTCTACCTGGTGTGTGGAGAAAGGGGCTTCTTCTACTCTCCGAAAGCCCGACGGGACCTTGAGCAGCCCCTAG TGAATGGTCATCTGCAGAATGAGGTGGAACTGCCATTCCAGCAACAGGAATTCCAGCAAGCAAAGAGGGGAATTGTTGAGCAATGCTGCCACAACACCTGCTCCCTGTACCAGTTGGAAAACTACTGCAATTAG